A window from Chitinophaga filiformis encodes these proteins:
- a CDS encoding PAS domain S-box protein, which yields MNENAAPKNEKARLRALKEYGLLQLTPQSALDQFTELATLSCHFPYAVIAIAGAEKQLIISSTTIPGVQETATDWGFMQQIMEAQAFTAVENTLAEPAFSENKAVKEAPHIRAFAGYPLIDNRGYVLGAFYMMHHKPDKLSSKEEKALGIITRQAVDAIQTERQKEETRYYGKLFNLSEGLVCVGSYSGKLRRINKAFTSLLGWEEHELTTVSVLELVHPDDVENTSRELERLQSGHSTVNFSIRFRTKDGDYKYIQWIATPEPHTGNIFAIGRDITREKVKEQELVDSENDARTFFENSLGMMCKHDLQGNLTSVNKASADSVGYTIQELMSMSLYQIIPPEYHSDLDQYLAKIRMKGKVTGLMHTQHKNGNIRIWLFNNTLVTDVKGNTYVVGNAVDITERHELEIDLKRTKEMLERTNQVARIGGWEFDLVKQEVFWSTVTCELHEVGPDFKPTVDNTMIFYAGEYRQQLDAVIDHAMRTGTPWQLELQITTAKGRKLWIRSIGHAAFENGVCTRLFGTVQDINERKKATVAIQQSRKLLEDVLQSASEVSIIATDHKGIITLFNKGAEKLLGYSAAELTGKYSWELLHSPGEVAARGRELSEQYKTPIEGFRVFAHIPELEGSEGREWTYVRKDGTTTIVSMVVTPIRDNTVITGYLGIATDISKRKKAEKELKEAKLQAEHASKAKSEFLANMSHEIRTPLNGVIGFTDLLMKTALNETQQQYVSIVNQSGNSLLSIINDILDFSKIEAGKIELDISKCDLLEFSSQASDILSFQAQQKGIEMLLNVSTDLPRFMWADVVRLKQILLNLLSNAVKFTDQGEIELEIRPVGHPKEGLTTIRFQVRDTGIGIHKSKQQKIFEAFLQEDISTTKRYGGTGLGLSISNKLLALMGSQLQLESAPGKGSTFFFEITVKTEDGAPIAWENIDLVKNVLIVDDNEHNRTILKKMLQMRGINSDEASNGIEAFQFLMTKQQYDVIMMDYHMPFMDGLETIRKIRTNFEELEKEPAIILLHSSADDEKIIRACEELHVNQRLLKPIKIQEMYHALSHLFIKDTAETKKTESREHRKIKANINILIAEDNPINMLLASTIIRKIAPAAHIAEAKNGKEALESCRQQLPDIIFMDIQMPIVNGYEATRMIREISPHIHIPIIALTAGNVKGEKEKCIAAGMDDFVTKPFVESNLIAVFEKWLTWKSVNA from the coding sequence ATGAATGAAAACGCTGCCCCAAAAAATGAGAAGGCACGGCTACGAGCGCTCAAGGAATACGGGCTGCTTCAGTTGACTCCGCAATCGGCCCTCGATCAGTTCACAGAACTGGCAACCCTCAGTTGTCATTTCCCTTACGCTGTTATAGCAATTGCCGGAGCTGAAAAGCAGCTGATCATTTCGTCCACTACTATACCAGGCGTACAGGAAACCGCCACTGACTGGGGCTTTATGCAGCAGATTATGGAAGCGCAGGCCTTTACGGCGGTTGAAAATACACTGGCAGAACCTGCATTTTCTGAAAATAAGGCAGTAAAAGAAGCCCCACATATCCGCGCCTTTGCGGGCTATCCGCTGATTGACAACCGGGGCTACGTTTTAGGTGCATTTTACATGATGCATCATAAGCCGGATAAACTCAGCAGTAAAGAAGAAAAGGCTTTGGGCATCATTACACGGCAGGCAGTAGACGCCATTCAGACAGAGCGGCAGAAGGAAGAAACCCGGTACTATGGGAAACTGTTCAATCTGTCGGAAGGGCTGGTATGTGTCGGCTCTTACTCCGGCAAACTGAGAAGGATCAACAAAGCATTCACCTCCCTGCTGGGCTGGGAGGAACATGAGCTGACGACTGTTTCCGTGCTTGAGCTGGTACATCCTGACGATGTGGAAAACACCAGCCGGGAGCTGGAACGTCTCCAGTCGGGCCATTCCACCGTTAACTTTTCTATCCGCTTCCGGACGAAGGATGGCGATTATAAATACATTCAATGGATAGCCACCCCGGAGCCGCATACCGGCAATATCTTCGCCATCGGCAGGGACATTACACGTGAAAAAGTCAAAGAGCAGGAACTGGTAGATAGTGAGAATGATGCCAGGACATTCTTTGAGAATTCGCTGGGTATGATGTGTAAACATGACCTGCAGGGGAACCTGACATCTGTGAACAAGGCCAGCGCCGACAGTGTGGGCTATACTATCCAGGAACTCATGAGCATGAGTTTGTACCAGATCATTCCGCCCGAATATCACAGCGATCTTGACCAATACCTGGCCAAGATCCGGATGAAAGGCAAGGTGACCGGTTTAATGCATACGCAGCATAAGAATGGTAATATCCGCATCTGGCTGTTCAATAATACCCTGGTGACGGACGTGAAGGGCAATACCTATGTGGTGGGCAATGCAGTTGATATTACCGAAAGGCACGAGCTGGAGATAGACCTCAAGCGTACCAAGGAAATGCTGGAACGTACCAACCAGGTAGCGCGTATAGGCGGATGGGAATTTGACCTCGTGAAACAGGAGGTTTTCTGGTCGACCGTAACCTGTGAGCTTCATGAAGTAGGTCCGGACTTTAAGCCGACTGTGGACAATACCATGATCTTTTACGCCGGGGAATACCGGCAGCAGCTTGATGCGGTGATCGATCATGCTATGCGTACCGGTACGCCCTGGCAGCTGGAGTTACAGATCACGACAGCCAAAGGGCGCAAGCTCTGGATCCGCTCCATAGGCCATGCCGCCTTTGAAAATGGCGTCTGTACAAGGTTGTTCGGCACCGTCCAGGATATCAATGAAAGGAAGAAGGCCACGGTGGCCATTCAGCAATCCCGGAAGCTGCTGGAAGATGTGTTACAGTCTGCTTCTGAGGTCAGTATTATTGCCACGGATCATAAGGGGATCATCACCCTTTTCAACAAAGGAGCGGAAAAACTACTGGGATATAGCGCTGCGGAGCTTACGGGGAAATATTCCTGGGAATTGCTCCACTCGCCCGGGGAAGTAGCCGCCAGGGGAAGAGAATTGTCGGAGCAATACAAGACACCTATAGAAGGCTTCCGTGTGTTTGCCCATATACCTGAACTGGAAGGCTCTGAAGGGCGGGAATGGACCTATGTAAGAAAGGACGGGACCACCACAATTGTCTCCATGGTGGTAACGCCTATACGAGATAATACGGTCATTACCGGCTACCTGGGTATCGCCACAGATATTTCCAAGCGTAAGAAGGCCGAAAAGGAGCTGAAAGAGGCCAAATTACAGGCAGAGCATGCCAGTAAGGCCAAGTCGGAATTCCTGGCCAATATGAGCCACGAAATACGCACGCCGCTGAATGGTGTGATCGGGTTCACAGACCTGCTGATGAAGACTGCGCTGAACGAAACGCAGCAACAGTATGTGTCTATCGTCAACCAGTCGGGCAATTCCCTGTTGAGCATCATCAACGACATCCTTGATTTCTCGAAGATTGAAGCCGGAAAGATAGAGCTGGACATCAGCAAGTGCGACCTGCTCGAGTTCAGCAGCCAGGCCAGTGACATCCTGAGTTTCCAGGCGCAGCAGAAAGGGATTGAAATGTTGCTGAACGTATCTACAGACCTTCCCCGTTTTATGTGGGCAGATGTGGTACGGCTCAAGCAGATCCTTCTCAACCTGCTCAGCAATGCGGTAAAATTCACCGACCAGGGAGAAATAGAGCTGGAGATCAGGCCCGTGGGACATCCTAAGGAAGGGTTAACCACTATCCGTTTCCAGGTGAGGGATACAGGTATTGGTATCCATAAGAGCAAACAGCAGAAGATATTCGAGGCATTCTTACAGGAAGATATTTCCACGACTAAAAGATATGGCGGCACCGGTCTGGGACTGAGCATTTCCAACAAGTTGCTGGCGCTCATGGGCAGCCAGTTGCAACTGGAAAGTGCTCCCGGGAAAGGCAGTACGTTCTTTTTCGAAATAACGGTAAAAACAGAAGACGGCGCTCCCATTGCATGGGAAAATATCGACCTTGTCAAAAATGTGCTGATCGTTGACGATAATGAGCATAACCGGACCATCCTGAAAAAGATGTTGCAGATGAGGGGCATTAACTCTGATGAGGCTTCCAACGGCATTGAGGCTTTCCAGTTCCTGATGACGAAGCAGCAGTATGATGTGATCATGATGGATTACCATATGCCATTCATGGACGGACTGGAAACCATCAGGAAGATCAGGACAAACTTCGAAGAGCTGGAGAAGGAACCCGCCATCATCTTACTGCATAGTTCTGCAGATGATGAGAAGATCATCAGGGCATGTGAGGAGCTGCACGTCAACCAGCGCCTGTTAAAACCTATTAAGATACAGGAAATGTACCATGCCCTATCCCATTTGTTCATCAAAGACACCGCTGAGACAAAGAAGACTGAAAGCCGGGAGCACAGGAAGATCAAAGCCAATATCAACATCCTGATCGCGGAAGATAACCCGATCAACATGCTGCTGGCCAGTACTATTATCCGGAAGATCGCCCCTGCGGCGCACATTGCAGAGGCAAAGAATGGTAAGGAAGCATTGGAAAGCTGCAGGCAGCAATTGCCCGATATCATCTTCATGGACATCCAGATGCCTATTGTCAATGGCTATGAAGCCACCCGGATGATCAGGGAGATCAGTCCGCATATTCACATTCCTATTATAGCGCTGACGGCGGGAAATGTGAAGGGAGAAAAAGAAAAGTGTATAGCAGCCGGTATGGACGATTTTGTGACCAAGCCCTTTGTGGAAAGTAACCTGATCGCTGTATTTGAGAAATGGCTGACGTGGAAGTCAGTCAATGCTTAG
- a CDS encoding nucleoside deaminase, whose amino-acid sequence MDNEYFMRECLSLAQIAKQRGDSPVGSILVRNGEIIARGIEGGKTHKDITYHAEIEAIREATALPDTRDLSDCIMYTTHEPCIMCAYVIRHTRIPTIVIGLTTGDIGGASSAYPLLKDTGIKKWGNPPQLIIGVLEEACRALHY is encoded by the coding sequence ATGGATAATGAATATTTCATGCGCGAATGCCTCTCGCTCGCCCAAATCGCCAAACAACGAGGCGATAGTCCCGTAGGCTCCATTCTCGTCCGCAATGGCGAGATCATCGCCCGTGGCATCGAAGGAGGTAAAACACATAAAGACATCACTTATCACGCCGAAATAGAAGCCATCCGGGAAGCGACAGCCTTGCCGGATACCCGGGACCTATCAGATTGCATCATGTACACCACCCACGAGCCCTGTATCATGTGCGCTTACGTCATCCGCCATACTCGCATACCTACCATTGTCATAGGGCTGACCACCGGCGACATAGGCGGCGCCAGCTCTGCATACCCTTTGCTGAAAGATACGGGTATAAAAAAATGGGGGAATCCGCCACAGCTTATCATTGGGGTCCTGGAAGAAGCGTGCAGGGCATTGCACTACTGA
- a CDS encoding IPT/TIG domain-containing protein, producing MKRLCSPFSRLLTAVCSVVLFSACSHDDNYPYITVTSIYPEAAGGGDTVKIYGTNFPIMKSGHQVSVSLNGEKVKVLSSSRDSLSVVIPVMAGSGELTVQVDNHAYSKPFTYNYVATVTTIAGSGVDGRDDGVGAAASFNCPWGLAVDNSDGTLYVADCYNRLVRKVKIPGNTVSTIPISYDVEFYSPRNITLDQHSKQLYLTDFNTHVMRIEPDGRNVPIYQGAMPLAGIAFGPDHNLYVANTNYGFILRMDTSGHHDTTFASGLTTPQNIVFDAAGTMWVSAYPHVKITPDGQVTPLPLDPGFGGWEIALDRRGNLYQADHFNNNLSLIEKSTGRKVVIAGSGNAEDVDGVGLNASFNGPQGLVTDRHGNLYISTYNYDTRGGNKIRKVVVR from the coding sequence ATGAAAAGATTATGTTCCCCTTTTTCCCGGCTACTTACTGCCGTTTGTAGCGTTGTATTATTTTCAGCCTGTAGTCATGATGACAATTATCCGTACATTACGGTGACCTCAATTTACCCGGAAGCCGCAGGTGGCGGCGATACCGTTAAAATTTACGGAACGAATTTCCCAATCATGAAATCAGGCCACCAGGTATCTGTATCCCTGAATGGCGAAAAGGTAAAGGTCCTCTCATCCAGCCGGGATAGCCTATCGGTTGTTATACCTGTGATGGCAGGCTCCGGCGAGTTGACCGTACAGGTAGATAATCATGCTTATTCAAAGCCCTTCACCTACAATTATGTGGCAACAGTCACGACTATAGCAGGATCGGGCGTTGATGGCAGAGACGACGGCGTTGGCGCAGCGGCCAGCTTTAATTGTCCCTGGGGACTTGCGGTGGACAACAGCGATGGCACGCTGTATGTCGCCGATTGCTACAACAGGTTGGTACGTAAGGTAAAAATACCCGGCAATACGGTATCCACCATTCCTATTTCTTACGATGTAGAATTTTATTCTCCCCGTAACATCACGCTGGATCAGCATTCAAAGCAGCTGTATCTGACAGACTTCAATACGCATGTAATGCGTATTGAGCCGGATGGCAGGAACGTACCGATATACCAGGGCGCAATGCCTTTGGCTGGTATCGCATTCGGGCCGGATCATAACCTGTATGTAGCTAATACCAACTACGGGTTTATCCTGCGAATGGATACTTCAGGGCATCATGACACGACCTTCGCCTCCGGCCTCACTACGCCTCAAAACATCGTTTTTGATGCAGCCGGTACCATGTGGGTGAGTGCTTACCCGCATGTCAAGATCACACCAGATGGCCAGGTGACTCCTTTACCGCTGGATCCCGGCTTTGGCGGCTGGGAGATTGCGCTTGATCGCCGGGGAAATCTCTATCAGGCGGACCACTTCAATAATAACCTTAGCCTGATTGAAAAATCGACAGGAAGAAAGGTGGTTATTGCAGGCAGCGGTAATGCCGAAGATGTAGATGGAGTGGGGTTAAATGCTTCATTTAACGGTCCCCAGGGACTGGTGACAGACAGACATGGCAACTTGTATATAAGCACGTATAACTACGATACACGCGGTGGGAACAAGATCCGGAAGGTTGTAGTGCGATAA
- a CDS encoding sigma-70 family RNA polymerase sigma factor: MLNEFTHTDADQELLSLIKTGSETAFQQLFQRHWEKLYVAASKKLGDQELAQELVHDLFLDLWRRREELSILNLPAYLGKALQYRIINKLISKKDKFFFELLENTEESLYKADQALLEKDLTSLIISWAEILPERRRQIFIQYYLHHLTTQEIAENLQISQKTVQNQLSISVQDLRAHFGHLLALLILLDETL; encoded by the coding sequence GTGTTGAACGAATTTACACATACCGACGCCGACCAGGAACTGCTCAGTCTTATTAAAACAGGGTCAGAAACAGCATTCCAGCAATTGTTTCAGCGACATTGGGAAAAACTGTACGTGGCAGCCAGTAAGAAACTGGGCGACCAGGAACTGGCACAGGAACTTGTGCATGATCTGTTCCTCGACCTCTGGAGGCGCCGGGAAGAACTGTCTATACTGAATCTGCCCGCTTACCTGGGCAAAGCGCTCCAATATCGCATCATTAATAAACTGATCTCCAAAAAGGATAAGTTCTTCTTTGAGCTGCTTGAGAACACGGAAGAATCGCTTTACAAAGCCGATCAGGCGCTGCTGGAAAAAGACCTTACCTCCCTCATCATTTCATGGGCAGAGATATTGCCCGAAAGGCGACGCCAGATATTTATTCAATATTACCTGCACCACCTCACCACACAGGAAATAGCCGAAAACCTGCAGATCTCGCAAAAAACCGTACAAAACCAGCTCAGTATCTCTGTACAGGACCTCAGAGCTCATTTCGGACATTTACTCGCCCTGCTCATCCTCCTGGATGAAACTTTATAG
- a CDS encoding FecR family protein: MYDSGKDQSHFFKLLARYNEGKASPEETAFVERYLELLDYRDKDILKDFEQQKELIGAKLEQQLLQSIRQEPVVRRISPIRRWVPAAAAVLLLLGSAYYLLRQPHTPQQQQLAQHTDILPGKTGAILTLADGSEIVLDSARNGVIAMQGSTAVQLKNGTVSYDNTGSGSKTRPLAYNTISTPKGRQYQLVLPDGSKVWMNAASSLTYPTAFSGRERTVRVTGEAYFEVAASASQPFKVIVNDATSIDVLGTNFNINAYNDEPGINTTLLQGAVRVTYRHTSQLLKPGQAARISQQIHLVPDADVNSAIAWKDGIFAFNDADLPAVMRQLARWYNIEVSYEGKTPDATFTGEIDKTLTLSQVLEGLSTTRINYKIEGNRLIIRQ; encoded by the coding sequence ATGTACGATTCCGGCAAGGACCAAAGTCACTTTTTCAAACTGCTCGCCAGGTATAACGAAGGGAAAGCATCCCCGGAGGAAACGGCGTTTGTGGAACGTTACCTGGAACTGCTGGACTACCGGGACAAGGACATACTGAAAGATTTTGAGCAACAAAAAGAGCTGATCGGCGCAAAGCTGGAGCAACAGCTTTTGCAGAGCATCCGGCAGGAACCAGTGGTACGGCGTATTTCTCCTATACGCCGGTGGGTGCCTGCAGCGGCAGCGGTATTATTATTACTGGGCAGCGCGTATTATCTGCTACGTCAGCCACATACACCTCAACAACAACAGTTAGCGCAGCATACAGATATTCTGCCGGGTAAAACAGGCGCCATCCTTACCCTGGCCGATGGCAGTGAAATTGTGCTGGACAGTGCCAGGAACGGCGTCATCGCAATGCAGGGTAGCACAGCTGTTCAACTGAAGAATGGGACTGTATCTTATGATAACACAGGGAGCGGCAGCAAAACAAGACCGCTGGCTTATAACACGATCAGCACGCCGAAAGGACGACAGTACCAGCTGGTATTGCCTGATGGCTCAAAAGTATGGATGAATGCTGCCAGCAGCCTTACCTACCCCACTGCTTTCAGCGGCAGGGAAAGAACGGTACGTGTAACAGGCGAGGCTTACTTTGAAGTGGCAGCCAGTGCCAGCCAACCATTTAAAGTGATTGTCAATGATGCTACCAGCATCGATGTGTTAGGAACCAATTTCAATATCAACGCTTACAATGATGAACCGGGTATTAACACCACACTGTTACAGGGAGCGGTAAGAGTAACTTATCGTCACACATCACAGCTGCTTAAACCAGGACAGGCAGCACGGATCAGTCAGCAGATCCATCTTGTGCCTGATGCAGACGTCAACAGCGCAATAGCCTGGAAAGACGGCATATTTGCCTTTAACGATGCGGATCTGCCGGCGGTGATGCGGCAACTGGCCCGCTGGTACAATATAGAAGTGAGTTATGAAGGTAAAACACCGGATGCCACTTTTACGGGGGAAATAGATAAGACCCTCACTTTATCGCAGGTGCTCGAGGGATTGTCAACTACAAGAATCAACTATAAAATCGAGGGGAACAGATTAATTATCCGGCAGTAA
- a CDS encoding SusC/RagA family TonB-linked outer membrane protein, producing the protein MKQAIMLFFMALLLAAGSASAQTVTFTARSTPLKKIFAVIRQQTSYKFFYRNEDLELASPITVQLKDMPLERALQIIMANQPLTFNIQGKTIFVSRRIPSSVAVPADVEATPPGNISGKVTDNEGQLLSNITVMLRNGRRYVFTNEKGEFTLYGLMPNDTLLFTSINYESVLVPFSGMSENMTIIMRPRINALSTVVIYNTGYQQLSRERATGAFGKPDMKVFRERVSTFDVVGRLEGQIPGLTVGTGVTASGRTGNGFSTRSSVIRGYTTVNGGQPTNPLYVVNGVITTDFSSVNPDDIEDITVLKDAAAAAIWGARAANGIIVVKTKEGSRNQSLRVNYTGSVSFQSKPDLNFGQRMNSEQYIQAARETFDPVNYPWSSLATQVVLPHDIILYNQYRGLITADQANKSLDSMSRISNLSQMRDLFYRNPLTTNHTISLSAGNSVYAMYASLGWTGVQSNTPGDKNNTYKVNLSQSFNIGKRINVSLNTSLINNVSSRKNMPAVDNGFVPYQLFVDQQGREQNMAFTNGWSDSTRNNYSARSRINLDYYPLQEMNYAHSNGNTLSINTTANIGIKLWKGVSFQGTYGYLKAPGTQTSFTDSRALSQRKQLLSFTVAPSPSSTPVYYLPQNNSMYVATNNDQRNWTVRNQLVYNATPRSGKDMLTLQAGQEAQEALASRNTSTIIGYDEALGTYPLIDYATLRRGVFGTVTGFGFFSTQPYQVFRELTRFTSLFALASYTLDHKYSLDLSWRRDHSNQFGSDISVQNKPVWSIGGKWQVRNEQFMQQADWVDALALRATYGITGNSPYVGSASLYDILYAQPQSQTGGVAGDALTLNQPANRKLSWERTQTTNIGVDFSVLQNRISGAIDAYSKTTTDLLGRVPLNPFTGFDGQVGNVGKLVNRGIELSLRTVNIRKRDWSWSSNMVFSYNYNKLVSYAALNPSLNTASYKLTAPYWIGYNSKPLFAYQYAGLDNMGDPQIRLSDKSVTKEPYIAQPEDVVYAGTTQSPVNGGFTNRFEYKGLSLTMNMIYNMGAVMRRNVNIYYTGRMPTSTSLGGENLYTSFQDRWKKPGDEKITNIPSYVSNMGTSYTRRDVNYYISGDLNVLSASYIKIRDITLAYELQSAALHFLKIQRLNIYAQTTNFLIWTANDERIDPETGFPGALYKHQYNLGINVTL; encoded by the coding sequence ATGAAACAGGCAATCATGCTTTTCTTTATGGCCCTGCTGCTCGCAGCCGGCAGCGCATCAGCGCAGACGGTCACCTTTACCGCCAGGTCAACACCATTAAAGAAAATATTTGCTGTCATCAGGCAACAAACCAGTTACAAGTTCTTTTACCGCAATGAAGACCTGGAACTTGCCAGCCCCATTACAGTACAATTAAAGGACATGCCATTGGAGCGGGCCTTGCAGATTATCATGGCTAACCAACCGCTGACTTTTAATATCCAGGGCAAGACAATTTTTGTAAGTCGCAGAATCCCCTCTTCCGTGGCTGTACCAGCCGATGTTGAAGCAACCCCGCCCGGCAACATCAGCGGCAAGGTAACGGACAATGAAGGGCAGCTCTTATCCAATATCACGGTGATGCTCCGCAACGGACGCCGTTATGTGTTTACAAATGAAAAAGGCGAGTTTACATTATACGGTCTCATGCCGAATGATACCCTGTTGTTCACGAGTATTAACTACGAAAGTGTACTCGTGCCATTTTCGGGAATGTCGGAGAACATGACTATCATCATGCGCCCCCGTATCAATGCCCTGAGTACCGTTGTCATTTACAACACCGGCTACCAGCAGCTAAGCAGGGAAAGGGCTACAGGTGCATTTGGCAAGCCGGATATGAAAGTGTTCAGGGAACGTGTCAGCACCTTTGATGTAGTGGGTCGCCTGGAAGGACAAATACCCGGTCTTACAGTAGGAACAGGTGTCACGGCTTCCGGCAGAACCGGCAATGGATTCTCCACCAGGTCGAGCGTTATCAGGGGATATACTACGGTCAACGGCGGACAGCCCACCAATCCACTATATGTTGTGAATGGCGTGATCACCACGGATTTCAGTTCTGTTAACCCTGATGATATAGAAGATATTACCGTGCTGAAAGATGCGGCAGCGGCCGCCATCTGGGGAGCGAGAGCTGCCAACGGGATCATCGTGGTGAAAACCAAGGAAGGCAGCAGGAACCAGAGCCTGCGGGTGAACTATACCGGTTCTGTCAGCTTCCAGAGCAAACCGGATCTTAATTTCGGTCAGCGGATGAACAGTGAACAATACATACAGGCTGCAAGGGAAACATTCGACCCGGTAAACTATCCCTGGAGCTCACTGGCTACACAGGTTGTACTGCCACATGATATTATTCTTTACAACCAATACCGCGGGTTGATCACCGCAGATCAGGCAAACAAAAGCCTGGACAGCATGAGCAGGATCAGCAATCTTTCGCAGATGAGAGACCTGTTTTACCGCAATCCGCTTACTACCAATCATACCATCTCTCTTTCCGCGGGTAACAGTGTTTACGCCATGTATGCTTCACTCGGCTGGACAGGCGTACAGAGCAACACACCGGGCGATAAGAACAATACTTATAAAGTTAACCTCTCGCAAAGTTTCAATATCGGCAAACGGATCAATGTATCACTAAATACTTCCCTGATCAATAACGTAAGCAGCCGGAAAAATATGCCGGCTGTTGATAACGGTTTTGTGCCATACCAGCTGTTTGTTGACCAACAGGGCCGTGAGCAGAACATGGCATTTACCAACGGCTGGTCTGATTCAACACGTAATAATTATTCAGCAAGAAGCAGGATCAACCTGGATTATTATCCACTGCAGGAAATGAATTATGCGCATTCCAATGGCAATACGCTCAGTATCAATACAACCGCTAATATCGGCATCAAGTTGTGGAAAGGTGTCAGCTTCCAGGGTACCTATGGTTATCTGAAAGCGCCGGGAACGCAGACCTCTTTTACAGACAGCCGCGCACTCTCCCAGCGCAAACAGCTGCTGTCTTTCACGGTAGCGCCCAGCCCTTCGTCCACGCCGGTTTATTATCTGCCGCAGAACAACAGCATGTATGTAGCCACGAATAATGATCAGCGTAACTGGACAGTGCGTAATCAACTGGTATATAATGCCACACCCAGGTCAGGAAAGGATATGCTGACCTTACAGGCAGGACAGGAAGCACAGGAGGCACTGGCATCACGGAATACAAGCACTATTATCGGATATGATGAGGCTTTGGGCACCTACCCTTTAATTGATTATGCCACCCTGCGGCGTGGTGTGTTCGGCACCGTGACGGGCTTTGGTTTCTTCAGTACGCAGCCATACCAGGTATTCAGAGAGCTGACACGCTTTACTTCCCTGTTTGCATTGGCCAGTTATACCTTAGACCATAAATACAGCCTGGACCTGAGCTGGCGCCGCGACCACAGTAACCAGTTCGGCAGCGATATATCTGTTCAGAACAAACCTGTATGGAGCATAGGTGGTAAATGGCAGGTGCGCAACGAGCAATTTATGCAGCAGGCAGACTGGGTAGATGCACTGGCCTTAAGGGCTACCTATGGTATTACCGGCAACTCTCCCTATGTTGGTTCTGCATCATTGTATGACATCTTATATGCACAACCCCAGTCGCAGACCGGCGGCGTGGCGGGAGATGCACTTACCCTCAATCAGCCGGCCAACAGGAAACTGTCCTGGGAACGCACACAGACCACCAATATTGGTGTAGACTTCTCTGTGTTGCAAAACCGCATATCGGGTGCAATAGATGCTTACAGTAAAACAACCACAGACCTGCTGGGAAGAGTACCGCTGAATCCTTTCACGGGGTTTGACGGCCAGGTGGGCAATGTAGGCAAACTGGTGAACAGGGGGATTGAATTATCCCTGCGTACTGTGAACATCCGGAAACGGGACTGGAGCTGGTCCAGCAACATGGTATTCAGCTATAACTACAACAAGCTGGTATCTTATGCGGCCCTGAATCCTTCGCTGAACACTGCCAGCTACAAATTAACCGCTCCCTACTGGATAGGCTATAACTCGAAGCCCCTGTTTGCTTACCAGTATGCGGGGCTGGACAACATGGGCGATCCGCAGATCAGGCTATCAGATAAATCGGTGACGAAGGAACCTTACATTGCCCAACCGGAAGACGTCGTATATGCCGGCACGACACAGTCGCCCGTGAACGGCGGTTTCACCAACCGTTTCGAATATAAAGGCCTTTCGCTCACCATGAACATGATCTATAACATGGGAGCCGTGATGCGCAGGAACGTGAACATCTACTATACCGGCAGAATGCCGACTTCCACCTCTCTGGGCGGAGAGAATCTCTACACCTCCTTCCAGGACCGCTGGAAAAAGCCGGGTGATGAAAAGATCACCAATATTCCTTCTTATGTATCCAACATGGGTACCAGTTATACGCGCAGGGATGTGAACTACTACATCAGCGGAGATCTGAATGTGCTGAGTGCATCCTATATCAAGATCAGGGATATTACCCTGGCCTATGAGCTGCAGTCAGCAGCCCTGCACTTCCTGAAAATACAACGGCTTAACATTTATGCACAGACCACCAATTTCCTGATCTGGACCGCCAATGACGAGCGGATAGATCCCGAAACCGGTTTCCCGGGGGCATTGTACAAACATCAGTATAACCTGGGCATCAATGTTACACTTTAA